The Aedes aegypti strain LVP_AGWG chromosome 3, AaegL5.0 Primary Assembly, whole genome shotgun sequence genome contains a region encoding:
- the LOC5569658 gene encoding proclotting enzyme isoform X1 → MTYKWSTSLWVIVGFCLIQTTIGLMKGELENEALQAPENHISGDATSIDQSNRRLDRPLQRRKAFRVVQADLQKRHLDLNLLRKKRFVSVMLNPFSVRVKNKTLQECTTPSGEKGYCRRYQHCKTMGSNDNLWKLLGQLCVIENISIGICCPENAGDGVGPEFSLRLPSQADDYDAVDGMDGDNSVDGRDSRDRPEERGCGISTKQLSKIAGGRPADPGEWPWMAALVPNSGQQQFCGGVLITDRHVLTAAHCVLNLKIHQFLVRLGEYDFTQYNETRSRDFRVTEIRSHVDFDPVSYENDIALLKLFRPSYFNSYIWPICMPPLDDTWDGYRGVVVGWGTQFFGGPHSKVLMEVSLPIWSNRDCQDVYINRIFESSICAGDYGGGKDSCQGDSGGPLMLQLPNNRWVVAGVVSWGIRCGEANHPGIYTRISSYVRWIIENAVF, encoded by the exons CTCTCCAGGCCCCCGAAAATCACATCAGTGGAGATGCTACTTCCATAGATCAATCAAATCGCAGACTAGACCGTCCATTGCAGCGACGAAAGGCTTTCCGAGTGGTGCAGGCCGATCTCCAGAAAAGGCATTTGGATCTCAATCTATTACGAAAAAAGCGGTTCGTCAGCGTTATGCTGAACCCTTTTTCGGTGAGAGTG aaaaataaaacattgcaAGAGTGTACAACTCCATCAGGAGAGAAGGGTTACTGCAGACGTTACCAACATTGTAAAACTATGGGTTCCAACGATAATCTATGGAAGCTGCTGGGACAGCTGTGTGTCATCGAAAACAT ATCCATAGGAATCTGTTGCCCCGAGAATGCAGGCGATGGAGTGGGTCCAGAGTTTTCCCTAAGACTTCCATCGCAAGCCGATGATTACGACGCCGTAGATGGCATGGATGGGGACAACTCCGTAGATGGTCGAGACAGTCGTGATCGACCGGAAGAACGTGGCTGTGGAATATCTACGAAGCAGCTTTCGAAGATAGCTGGAGGGCGACCGGCAGATCCAGGAGAGTGGCCTTGGATGGCAGCACTGGTCCCAAATAGTGGACAGCAACAGTTTTGCGGAGGAGTTCTAATCACCGATCGACACGTGCTGACGGCAGCGCATTGTGTGCTGAATCTTAAGATCCATCAGTTTCTGGTGCGATTGGGGGAATACGACTTCACGCAGTACAATGAAACAAGGTCGAGAGATTTCCGGGTGACGGAGATTCGAAGCCATGTAGATTTCGATCCCGTCAGCTATGAAAACGACATTGCCTTGTTGAAATTATTCAGACCTTCGTACTTCAACTCCTACATCTGGCCAATTTGCATGCCTCCGTTGGATGACACTTGGGACGGCTATCGAGGAGTGGTTGTTGGCTGGGGAACGCAATTCTTCGGAGGACCTCATTCTAAGGTGCTGATGGAGGTTTCGCTGCCAATTTGGTCCAACAGAGACTGCCAGGATGTGTATATCAACAGGATCTTCGAATCGAGTATTTGTGCCGGGGATTATGGTGGCGGAAAGGATTCCTGTCAGGGAGACAGCGGTGGCCCTTTGATGCTTCAACTTCCAAATAATCGTTGGGTCGTGGCTGGAGTCGTTTCCTGGGGAATCCGTTGTGGAGAAGCTAATCATCCTGGAATATATACTCGGATAAGCTCGTATGTTAGATGGATCATTGAAAATGCTGTGTTTTAA
- the LOC5569658 gene encoding proclotting enzyme isoform X2, whose amino-acid sequence MTYKWSTSLWVIVGFCLIQTTIGLMKGELENEALQAPENHISGDATSIDQSNRRLDRPLQRRKAFRVVQADLQKRHLDLNLLRKKRFVSVMLNPFSVRKNKTLQECTTPSGEKGYCRRYQHCKTMGSNDNLWKLLGQLCVIENISIGICCPENAGDGVGPEFSLRLPSQADDYDAVDGMDGDNSVDGRDSRDRPEERGCGISTKQLSKIAGGRPADPGEWPWMAALVPNSGQQQFCGGVLITDRHVLTAAHCVLNLKIHQFLVRLGEYDFTQYNETRSRDFRVTEIRSHVDFDPVSYENDIALLKLFRPSYFNSYIWPICMPPLDDTWDGYRGVVVGWGTQFFGGPHSKVLMEVSLPIWSNRDCQDVYINRIFESSICAGDYGGGKDSCQGDSGGPLMLQLPNNRWVVAGVVSWGIRCGEANHPGIYTRISSYVRWIIENAVF is encoded by the exons CTCTCCAGGCCCCCGAAAATCACATCAGTGGAGATGCTACTTCCATAGATCAATCAAATCGCAGACTAGACCGTCCATTGCAGCGACGAAAGGCTTTCCGAGTGGTGCAGGCCGATCTCCAGAAAAGGCATTTGGATCTCAATCTATTACGAAAAAAGCGGTTCGTCAGCGTTATGCTGAACCCTTTTTCGGTGAGA aaaaataaaacattgcaAGAGTGTACAACTCCATCAGGAGAGAAGGGTTACTGCAGACGTTACCAACATTGTAAAACTATGGGTTCCAACGATAATCTATGGAAGCTGCTGGGACAGCTGTGTGTCATCGAAAACAT ATCCATAGGAATCTGTTGCCCCGAGAATGCAGGCGATGGAGTGGGTCCAGAGTTTTCCCTAAGACTTCCATCGCAAGCCGATGATTACGACGCCGTAGATGGCATGGATGGGGACAACTCCGTAGATGGTCGAGACAGTCGTGATCGACCGGAAGAACGTGGCTGTGGAATATCTACGAAGCAGCTTTCGAAGATAGCTGGAGGGCGACCGGCAGATCCAGGAGAGTGGCCTTGGATGGCAGCACTGGTCCCAAATAGTGGACAGCAACAGTTTTGCGGAGGAGTTCTAATCACCGATCGACACGTGCTGACGGCAGCGCATTGTGTGCTGAATCTTAAGATCCATCAGTTTCTGGTGCGATTGGGGGAATACGACTTCACGCAGTACAATGAAACAAGGTCGAGAGATTTCCGGGTGACGGAGATTCGAAGCCATGTAGATTTCGATCCCGTCAGCTATGAAAACGACATTGCCTTGTTGAAATTATTCAGACCTTCGTACTTCAACTCCTACATCTGGCCAATTTGCATGCCTCCGTTGGATGACACTTGGGACGGCTATCGAGGAGTGGTTGTTGGCTGGGGAACGCAATTCTTCGGAGGACCTCATTCTAAGGTGCTGATGGAGGTTTCGCTGCCAATTTGGTCCAACAGAGACTGCCAGGATGTGTATATCAACAGGATCTTCGAATCGAGTATTTGTGCCGGGGATTATGGTGGCGGAAAGGATTCCTGTCAGGGAGACAGCGGTGGCCCTTTGATGCTTCAACTTCCAAATAATCGTTGGGTCGTGGCTGGAGTCGTTTCCTGGGGAATCCGTTGTGGAGAAGCTAATCATCCTGGAATATATACTCGGATAAGCTCGTATGTTAGATGGATCATTGAAAATGCTGTGTTTTAA
- the LOC5569658 gene encoding proclotting enzyme isoform X3 translates to MTYKWSTSLWVIVGFCLIQTTIGLMKGELENEALQAPENHISGDATSIDQSNRRLDRPLQRRKAFRVVQADLQKRHLDLNLLRKKRFVSVMLNPFSKNKTLQECTTPSGEKGYCRRYQHCKTMGSNDNLWKLLGQLCVIENISIGICCPENAGDGVGPEFSLRLPSQADDYDAVDGMDGDNSVDGRDSRDRPEERGCGISTKQLSKIAGGRPADPGEWPWMAALVPNSGQQQFCGGVLITDRHVLTAAHCVLNLKIHQFLVRLGEYDFTQYNETRSRDFRVTEIRSHVDFDPVSYENDIALLKLFRPSYFNSYIWPICMPPLDDTWDGYRGVVVGWGTQFFGGPHSKVLMEVSLPIWSNRDCQDVYINRIFESSICAGDYGGGKDSCQGDSGGPLMLQLPNNRWVVAGVVSWGIRCGEANHPGIYTRISSYVRWIIENAVF, encoded by the exons CTCTCCAGGCCCCCGAAAATCACATCAGTGGAGATGCTACTTCCATAGATCAATCAAATCGCAGACTAGACCGTCCATTGCAGCGACGAAAGGCTTTCCGAGTGGTGCAGGCCGATCTCCAGAAAAGGCATTTGGATCTCAATCTATTACGAAAAAAGCGGTTCGTCAGCGTTATGCTGAACCCTTTTTCG aaaaataaaacattgcaAGAGTGTACAACTCCATCAGGAGAGAAGGGTTACTGCAGACGTTACCAACATTGTAAAACTATGGGTTCCAACGATAATCTATGGAAGCTGCTGGGACAGCTGTGTGTCATCGAAAACAT ATCCATAGGAATCTGTTGCCCCGAGAATGCAGGCGATGGAGTGGGTCCAGAGTTTTCCCTAAGACTTCCATCGCAAGCCGATGATTACGACGCCGTAGATGGCATGGATGGGGACAACTCCGTAGATGGTCGAGACAGTCGTGATCGACCGGAAGAACGTGGCTGTGGAATATCTACGAAGCAGCTTTCGAAGATAGCTGGAGGGCGACCGGCAGATCCAGGAGAGTGGCCTTGGATGGCAGCACTGGTCCCAAATAGTGGACAGCAACAGTTTTGCGGAGGAGTTCTAATCACCGATCGACACGTGCTGACGGCAGCGCATTGTGTGCTGAATCTTAAGATCCATCAGTTTCTGGTGCGATTGGGGGAATACGACTTCACGCAGTACAATGAAACAAGGTCGAGAGATTTCCGGGTGACGGAGATTCGAAGCCATGTAGATTTCGATCCCGTCAGCTATGAAAACGACATTGCCTTGTTGAAATTATTCAGACCTTCGTACTTCAACTCCTACATCTGGCCAATTTGCATGCCTCCGTTGGATGACACTTGGGACGGCTATCGAGGAGTGGTTGTTGGCTGGGGAACGCAATTCTTCGGAGGACCTCATTCTAAGGTGCTGATGGAGGTTTCGCTGCCAATTTGGTCCAACAGAGACTGCCAGGATGTGTATATCAACAGGATCTTCGAATCGAGTATTTGTGCCGGGGATTATGGTGGCGGAAAGGATTCCTGTCAGGGAGACAGCGGTGGCCCTTTGATGCTTCAACTTCCAAATAATCGTTGGGTCGTGGCTGGAGTCGTTTCCTGGGGAATCCGTTGTGGAGAAGCTAATCATCCTGGAATATATACTCGGATAAGCTCGTATGTTAGATGGATCATTGAAAATGCTGTGTTTTAA